One genomic segment of Agromyces intestinalis includes these proteins:
- a CDS encoding TraR/DksA family transcriptional regulator: MSMTRSFTTSRIEKFERLLLAEEAEAESRLAEHREGISEVRAARSDASADDEHDPEGPTMTQEWSQRSAVLADAEHELADVRRALARLAEGSYGVCERCGKAITVARLEARPTATLCIDCARLITH; encoded by the coding sequence ATGTCGATGACCCGCAGCTTCACGACGAGCCGCATCGAGAAGTTCGAGCGATTGCTGCTCGCCGAAGAGGCCGAGGCCGAATCGCGCCTGGCCGAGCACCGCGAAGGCATCAGCGAGGTGCGCGCGGCGAGATCGGATGCCTCGGCCGACGACGAGCACGACCCCGAGGGCCCGACCATGACCCAGGAGTGGTCGCAGCGCTCGGCGGTGCTCGCGGATGCCGAACACGAGCTCGCGGACGTACGGCGCGCACTCGCCCGCCTCGCCGAGGGCAGCTACGGCGTGTGCGAGCGCTGCGGCAAGGCCATCACGGTCGCCCGCCTCGAGGCTCGCCCCACCGCCACCCTCTGCATCGACTGCGCCCGCCTCATCACCCACTGA
- a CDS encoding MFS transporter — protein MSETSETSETSETSALVASRALRRRTPLIANLAAAFFSLGGNAIAIVALPIIALQLTGSPLAAGVAGVFATVPLVIGGALGGVLVDRFGFRASSVVADLASAAAVLAIPILHATVGLSFGALLALTFVGGLLDPPGDAAKTSLTPDLAALARTPIARAAGAQSAVQRTASMVGAGTAGVVIGFAGPMPALVVDAAGFVVAALLVFAFVPRGRVWLAAGDAAGDAESGAATAGGRAAFRDGLRFVVRSPLLRAIVLLVTLTNAIDAAGLTVLKPLYATRILGDPAMLGFMVGCFAAGALVGSAVFGAIGHRWSGRTLFAIGFMLAGAPPYLAMALGAQPPVLLPLLAASGLAAGALNPMISTAMYGLIPDGMRARVFGLTTAGVTATMPLGAFLGGAAAAGVGLVPTLAVCGVLYAVLGASPLFLRAFGGLAGAASAPSGASAPSAPSAQGSAPDRSSAVSG, from the coding sequence ATGAGCGAGACATCCGAGACATCCGAGACCTCCGAGACATCTGCCCTGGTCGCCTCGCGCGCCCTGCGCCGCCGCACACCGCTCATCGCGAACCTCGCCGCCGCGTTCTTCTCCCTCGGCGGCAACGCGATCGCGATCGTGGCGCTGCCGATCATCGCACTCCAGCTCACCGGGTCGCCGCTCGCGGCCGGGGTCGCGGGCGTGTTCGCGACCGTGCCGCTCGTGATCGGGGGCGCGCTGGGCGGGGTGCTCGTCGACCGGTTCGGATTCCGCGCGTCCAGCGTCGTCGCCGATCTCGCGAGCGCGGCTGCCGTGCTCGCCATCCCGATCCTGCACGCGACCGTCGGCCTGAGCTTCGGCGCGCTGCTCGCGCTCACCTTCGTCGGCGGGCTGCTCGACCCTCCCGGCGACGCGGCGAAGACCTCGCTCACACCCGACCTCGCCGCGCTCGCTCGCACGCCGATCGCGCGCGCCGCGGGCGCGCAATCGGCCGTGCAGCGCACCGCGTCGATGGTCGGCGCGGGCACCGCGGGCGTCGTGATCGGATTCGCGGGCCCCATGCCCGCGCTCGTCGTCGATGCGGCGGGATTCGTGGTCGCCGCCCTGCTGGTGTTCGCGTTCGTGCCGCGCGGGCGAGTCTGGCTCGCGGCGGGCGACGCGGCGGGCGACGCGGAGTCGGGTGCCGCAACGGCGGGCGGTCGCGCAGCGTTCCGCGACGGTCTGCGGTTCGTGGTGCGCTCGCCGCTGCTGCGCGCGATCGTGCTGCTCGTGACGCTCACGAATGCGATCGACGCGGCCGGCCTCACGGTGCTGAAGCCGCTGTACGCGACGCGCATCCTGGGTGATCCGGCGATGCTGGGGTTCATGGTCGGATGCTTCGCCGCCGGCGCACTCGTCGGCTCGGCGGTGTTCGGGGCCATCGGCCACCGGTGGAGTGGGCGCACGCTGTTCGCGATCGGCTTCATGCTGGCGGGCGCGCCCCCCTACCTCGCGATGGCGCTCGGCGCGCAGCCGCCCGTGCTGCTGCCGTTGCTGGCCGCGTCGGGCCTGGCCGCCGGAGCGCTCAACCCCATGATCTCGACGGCGATGTACGGGCTCATCCCCGACGGCATGCGGGCGCGGGTGTTCGGCCTCACGACCGCCGGCGTGACGGCGACGATGCCGCTCGGGGCGTTCCTGGGCGGTGCCGCCGCAGCCGGCGTCGGGCTCGTGCCCACGCTCGCGGTGTGCGGTGTGCTCTACGCGGTGCTCGGGGCGAGCCCGCTGTTCCTTCGCGCGTTCGGCGGGCTGGCGGGGGCCGCCTCGGCGCCCTCGGGTGCCTCGGCGCCCTCGGCGCCCTCGGCGCAGGGGTCGGCGCCCGACCGCTCGTCGGCGGTCAGTGGGTGA
- a CDS encoding winged helix-turn-helix domain-containing protein → MDDVSRIEVRDPGPMRALAHPVRLRLLGMLRVDGPATVGALAERTGEAPGSVSYHLGTLAKHGFVVEAPELARDRRERWWRAAHEFTAFDASDALDDDERRDASDAMRLAVLEAYHRELVAAVEAEHDLERAWVAASDSSDGAAHLTLAEFRELAADLAAVREKWYARGREPRPGARRVRFITHVFPRSNA, encoded by the coding sequence ATGGACGACGTCTCCCGCATCGAAGTTCGCGACCCGGGTCCCATGCGTGCGCTCGCGCACCCCGTGCGGCTGCGACTGCTCGGCATGCTGCGCGTCGACGGCCCGGCGACGGTGGGCGCGCTCGCCGAGCGCACCGGCGAGGCTCCGGGCTCGGTGAGCTACCACCTCGGCACGCTCGCCAAGCACGGCTTCGTCGTCGAGGCGCCCGAGCTCGCCCGCGACCGCCGCGAGCGGTGGTGGCGCGCCGCGCACGAGTTCACCGCGTTCGACGCGTCCGACGCTCTCGACGACGACGAGCGCCGCGACGCGTCCGACGCGATGCGCCTCGCGGTGCTCGAGGCCTACCACCGCGAACTCGTCGCCGCCGTCGAGGCCGAGCACGACCTCGAACGTGCGTGGGTCGCGGCATCCGACTCGAGCGACGGCGCCGCGCACCTCACCCTCGCCGAGTTCCGCGAGCTCGCCGCCGATCTCGCCGCCGTGCGCGAGAAGTGGTACGCCCGCGGCCGCGAACCGCGACCGGGTGCCCGGCGGGTGCGGTTCATCACGCACGTCTTCCCGCGGAGCAACGCATGA
- a CDS encoding S8 family serine peptidase — protein MRVGGRAGRWLGLIAALGALALGPPALGALGLGAVPNAAAAEPDADAPVSGRLAAVLPEVSEDASAAPRELVDAAARQGVPADGPGSLQFGRDGGIAMTLLYEAGHPDDADLSAVADLGTVLASSRPWAEVTAMVRPDRLHAVVELPNLRFVDFAFGSVTTSTSSSSSSGMSAATAVGAVAAPAGCAAVPSNASVPVRADVARAHFGVDGTGITIGVISDSFDLAPNAVTRAADDVAAGMLPGPANPCGRVQPVGVVAESAGQISSDEGRGMLQLVHGVAPGATLLFASSGVTSLTYAQAIRQLAAAGADIIVDDIWNLGDLFFQPGQVGEAVHEVTQAGVAYFAAAGNDGMFADAGPNVGLPIGGWATDAYRPMPCPDVVAETLGPASGPYDCMDFNPGAGQDATNEVMIAAGAGAPIRLEWAEPVGDPPTEFVAILDAPGFGRDVVIPLRPDLPFAFGRISELAGETPAQLLIVRAEADVAIGTPAVRIVLGRIVTDVEYARSDVDSVGMSMSGHQGGRDVFAVAAADVNAPVSPRAYTSVGPGVWYFDLPAEPGGAPTPLAEPFVNDAPLVTSVDGGWTNFFGNLVEPGVYAFNGTSAAAPVAAAVAALGMQRCREATVADVRTALEQTAQPLIVNAREVDPRHIIGAGLVDADGFVGALCQEPAPPAPPAPPAPAAPAASAALPPTGRDAPVATLAIGIALLLGWALLAVVVRRRGASMRP, from the coding sequence ATGCGGGTTGGGGGGCGTGCGGGTCGATGGCTGGGGCTCATCGCGGCGCTCGGGGCACTCGCGCTCGGCCCGCCGGCGCTCGGGGCACTCGGGCTCGGGGCGGTGCCGAACGCCGCGGCTGCCGAGCCCGACGCGGACGCTCCGGTCTCCGGGCGGCTGGCCGCGGTGCTGCCCGAGGTCTCTGAGGATGCTTCGGCCGCGCCTCGCGAGCTGGTCGACGCGGCGGCCCGGCAGGGGGTGCCTGCCGATGGCCCGGGCAGCCTGCAGTTCGGGCGCGACGGCGGCATCGCGATGACCCTGCTCTACGAGGCGGGGCATCCCGACGATGCCGATCTCTCGGCTGTGGCCGACCTCGGCACCGTGCTCGCCTCGTCGCGGCCGTGGGCCGAGGTGACCGCGATGGTGCGGCCCGACCGGCTCCACGCGGTGGTGGAGCTGCCGAACCTGCGCTTCGTCGACTTCGCGTTCGGGAGCGTGACGACGTCGACGTCGTCGTCGTCGTCGTCGGGCATGTCGGCGGCGACCGCGGTCGGGGCGGTCGCAGCCCCGGCCGGGTGCGCGGCGGTGCCGTCGAACGCCTCGGTGCCGGTGCGGGCCGATGTCGCGCGCGCGCACTTCGGCGTGGATGGCACGGGCATCACGATCGGGGTCATCTCGGACTCGTTCGACCTGGCGCCGAATGCGGTGACCCGCGCGGCCGACGACGTGGCCGCCGGCATGCTGCCGGGGCCGGCCAACCCGTGCGGGCGCGTGCAACCCGTCGGGGTGGTCGCCGAATCGGCAGGGCAGATCAGCAGCGACGAGGGGCGCGGGATGCTGCAGCTCGTGCACGGCGTCGCGCCGGGGGCGACCCTGCTGTTCGCGTCGTCCGGAGTCACCTCGCTCACGTACGCGCAGGCGATCCGGCAGCTCGCAGCGGCCGGCGCCGACATCATCGTCGATGACATCTGGAACCTGGGGGACCTCTTCTTCCAACCCGGCCAAGTCGGTGAGGCGGTCCACGAGGTCACCCAGGCGGGCGTCGCGTACTTCGCGGCCGCGGGCAATGACGGCATGTTCGCGGATGCCGGGCCGAACGTGGGGCTGCCGATCGGCGGTTGGGCGACCGACGCGTACCGCCCGATGCCGTGCCCCGACGTCGTGGCCGAGACGCTCGGACCCGCGAGCGGCCCCTACGACTGCATGGACTTCAACCCCGGTGCGGGGCAGGATGCCACGAACGAGGTGATGATCGCCGCCGGAGCGGGGGCCCCGATTCGGTTGGAGTGGGCCGAGCCGGTCGGGGATCCGCCCACCGAGTTCGTCGCGATCCTCGACGCGCCGGGGTTCGGCCGCGACGTCGTCATCCCGCTGCGGCCCGATCTGCCGTTCGCGTTCGGCAGGATCTCCGAACTCGCGGGCGAGACGCCGGCGCAGCTCCTGATCGTTCGGGCCGAGGCCGATGTCGCGATCGGTACACCCGCGGTGCGGATCGTGCTCGGCCGCATCGTCACCGATGTGGAGTACGCCCGCTCCGATGTGGATTCCGTCGGCATGAGCATGAGCGGGCACCAGGGCGGGCGCGATGTGTTCGCCGTCGCCGCGGCCGACGTGAACGCCCCGGTGTCGCCGCGCGCGTACACATCGGTCGGGCCGGGGGTCTGGTATTTCGACCTCCCCGCTGAGCCGGGCGGCGCGCCGACCCCGCTGGCTGAGCCGTTCGTCAACGATGCGCCGCTGGTCACCTCGGTCGACGGCGGCTGGACGAACTTCTTCGGAAACCTCGTCGAGCCGGGGGTCTACGCATTCAACGGCACATCGGCCGCGGCCCCGGTCGCAGCAGCGGTGGCTGCGCTCGGGATGCAGCGGTGCCGCGAGGCGACGGTCGCCGATGTGCGCACAGCGCTCGAGCAGACCGCGCAGCCCCTGATCGTGAACGCGCGAGAGGTGGATCCGCGGCACATCATCGGCGCAGGACTCGTCGACGCCGATGGGTTCGTCGGCGCTCTGTGCCAGGAGCCTGCTCCGCCGGCACCCCCTGCGCCGCCGGCACCCGCTGCGCCGGCGGCATCCGCGGCGCTGCCCCCGACCGGTCGCGATGCGCCGGTGGCGACGCTCGCGATCGGGATCGCGCTGCTGCTCGGCTGGGCTCTCCTGGCGGTCGTCGTCCGGCGGCGCGGGGCCTCGATGCGGCCGTAG
- a CDS encoding cytochrome b, with translation MPVESPSTRERRTSRTTRAARAARTTRTSLTDRLSTAVRSTATAGRIRSVTATLRGRTVPLHWSNLFGVVSMACLVVLFVTGIFLMFVYSPSSESVIYAGGYAPLRGVEMSKALESTLAVSFEVPGGLLMRQAHHWAGLLLPAALIMQLLVSFFTGAFRRPRQWSWVLLFLVFVMALVAGWSGYALPDDLLSGTGLRIVEGIVLGIPVVGTWVSALLFGGEFPGQVIEHLYLVHVLIAPAALVIFLALRIRLAFRLGPAQFAGPGRTERNVVGVPVLPQLAVRAGALLLIVIGLILGIAATVTIAPVWLFGPSSPGDASAGSQPDWYTGFLDGALRLVPPGWEVEWFGRTWTLAVIAPLLVVGGFLVLAAVYPFLEAWITGDRREHHLLDRPRSAPGRTGIGVAAIVFYGALWGAASADLIATHFHVGLEATIWMFRVLVVAGPLVGFEVARRVCIALQRKDEELLLHGYETGRIVRLPGGEYVEVHAPLTEYERWRLIDRGTASVPPPRSGIRRALFGLFFEDRLAVRPEPAPSAEERPKASLLE, from the coding sequence ATGCCCGTCGAATCGCCCAGCACCCGGGAACGCCGCACATCCCGCACCACCCGCGCGGCCCGCGCGGCCCGCACTACTCGGACCTCGCTCACCGATCGTCTGTCGACGGCGGTGCGGTCCACCGCCACGGCCGGCCGCATCCGATCGGTGACCGCGACGCTCCGCGGCCGCACCGTGCCGCTGCACTGGTCGAACCTCTTCGGCGTCGTGTCGATGGCGTGCCTGGTCGTGCTGTTCGTCACCGGGATCTTCCTGATGTTCGTCTACTCGCCCTCGAGCGAATCGGTGATCTACGCCGGCGGCTACGCGCCGCTGCGCGGCGTCGAGATGTCGAAGGCCCTCGAGTCCACGCTCGCGGTGTCGTTCGAGGTGCCCGGCGGCCTCCTCATGCGTCAGGCGCATCATTGGGCGGGCCTGCTGCTGCCGGCGGCGCTCATCATGCAGCTGCTGGTGAGCTTCTTCACCGGTGCGTTCCGCCGCCCGCGGCAGTGGAGCTGGGTGCTGCTGTTCCTGGTGTTCGTGATGGCGCTCGTCGCCGGATGGAGCGGGTACGCGCTGCCCGACGACCTGCTCTCTGGAACCGGCCTGCGCATCGTCGAGGGCATCGTGCTCGGCATCCCCGTCGTGGGCACCTGGGTGTCGGCACTGCTGTTCGGCGGCGAGTTCCCGGGGCAGGTCATCGAGCACCTCTACCTCGTGCACGTGCTCATCGCGCCGGCGGCGCTCGTCATCTTCCTGGCGCTGCGTATCCGCCTCGCATTCCGGCTGGGGCCCGCGCAGTTCGCCGGGCCCGGCCGCACCGAGCGGAACGTCGTGGGCGTCCCCGTGCTGCCGCAGCTGGCGGTGCGCGCCGGGGCGCTCTTGCTCATCGTCATCGGGCTCATCCTCGGGATCGCGGCGACCGTCACGATCGCGCCGGTCTGGCTGTTCGGGCCCTCGTCGCCGGGCGATGCCTCGGCCGGGAGCCAGCCCGATTGGTACACGGGGTTCCTCGACGGTGCGCTGCGTCTCGTGCCTCCGGGGTGGGAGGTCGAGTGGTTCGGGCGCACGTGGACCCTCGCGGTCATCGCGCCGCTGCTGGTGGTCGGCGGGTTCCTGGTGCTCGCCGCGGTGTATCCGTTCCTCGAGGCCTGGATCACGGGCGACCGACGCGAACACCACCTGCTCGACCGGCCCAGGAGCGCCCCCGGTCGTACGGGCATCGGCGTGGCCGCGATCGTCTTCTACGGTGCACTGTGGGGTGCGGCGAGCGCCGACTTGATCGCGACGCACTTCCACGTCGGGCTCGAGGCGACGATCTGGATGTTTCGGGTGCTGGTCGTTGCGGGCCCCCTGGTCGGCTTCGAGGTGGCGAGACGGGTCTGCATCGCGCTGCAGCGGAAGGACGAGGAGCTGCTGCTGCACGGCTACGAGACCGGGCGCATCGTGCGGCTTCCCGGGGGAGAGTACGTGGAGGTGCATGCGCCGCTGACCGAGTACGAGCGGTGGCGGCTCATCGATCGCGGCACGGCGAGCGTGCCTCCGCCGCGCTCGGGGATCCGTCGTGCACTCTTCGGCCTGTTCTTCGAGGACCGGCTCGCCGTGCGGCCGGAGCCCGCTCCTTCGGCCGAGGAGCGCCCGAAGGCGTCGCTGCTCGAGTAG
- a CDS encoding acetate/propionate family kinase, whose product MGIVLVVNSGSSSFKYQLIDVDASRTLASGLVERIGEGEGRAVHKVPSEASDPSEASEWVRELPIPDHTAGFAVMLDAFGQHGPSLDEFPPIAVGHRVVQGGARFFEPTVITDLVKINIDELSALAPLHNPANLQGIEAAQRAFPDVPHVAVFDTAFHQTMPPAAYTYAIDRELAAKHRVRRYGFHGTSHRFVSRATAEFLGRPIDELRIIVLHLGNGASVCAVSGGRSVETSMGMTPLEGLVMGTRSGDIDPAVLLHLQRRAHLDANGIDDLLNKRSGVLGLGGHADMRDLEAAVDAGDEHAALAFEVYTHRIRSYIGAYAAQLGRVDAIAFTAGVGENSARVREWAVGGLEGFGVELDPERNRSRSRGARRISTDASKVEVLVVPTDEELEIARQTQAVVVP is encoded by the coding sequence ATGGGCATCGTCCTGGTCGTGAACTCGGGCTCGAGCTCGTTCAAGTACCAGCTCATCGACGTGGATGCCTCGCGCACGCTCGCGAGCGGCCTGGTCGAGCGCATCGGCGAGGGCGAGGGGCGCGCGGTGCACAAGGTGCCGTCCGAGGCATCCGACCCGTCCGAGGCATCCGAATGGGTGCGCGAGCTGCCCATCCCCGACCACACCGCCGGGTTCGCGGTGATGCTCGACGCGTTCGGGCAGCACGGGCCGTCGCTCGACGAGTTCCCGCCGATCGCGGTGGGCCACCGCGTGGTGCAGGGCGGTGCGCGGTTCTTCGAGCCCACCGTCATCACCGACCTGGTGAAGATCAACATCGACGAGCTGTCGGCGCTGGCGCCGTTGCACAACCCGGCGAACCTGCAGGGCATCGAGGCGGCGCAGCGCGCGTTTCCCGACGTGCCGCACGTGGCGGTGTTCGACACAGCGTTCCATCAGACCATGCCGCCGGCGGCCTACACCTACGCGATCGACCGCGAACTGGCGGCGAAGCACCGGGTGCGCCGGTACGGGTTCCACGGCACGTCGCACCGGTTCGTGTCGCGGGCGACGGCCGAGTTCCTCGGGCGGCCGATCGACGAGCTGCGCATCATCGTGCTGCACCTCGGCAACGGGGCATCCGTCTGCGCGGTGTCGGGCGGGCGCTCGGTCGAGACGAGCATGGGCATGACCCCGCTCGAGGGCCTCGTGATGGGCACCCGTTCGGGCGACATCGACCCGGCGGTGCTGCTGCACCTGCAGCGACGCGCGCACCTCGACGCGAACGGCATCGACGACCTGCTGAACAAGCGCAGCGGGGTGCTGGGGCTCGGCGGTCACGCCGACATGCGCGACCTCGAGGCGGCGGTCGACGCCGGCGACGAGCACGCGGCGCTCGCGTTCGAGGTGTACACGCACCGGATCCGCTCGTACATCGGGGCGTACGCCGCGCAGCTCGGCCGGGTCGACGCGATCGCGTTCACCGCGGGCGTGGGTGAGAACTCGGCGCGCGTGCGCGAATGGGCGGTCGGCGGCCTCGAGGGGTTCGGCGTCGAACTCGACCCCGAGCGCAACAGGTCGCGCTCGCGCGGTGCGCGCCGCATCTCGACCGACGCATCGAAGGTCGAAGTGCTCGTCGTGCCGACCGACGAAGAGCTCGAGATCGCGCGCCAGACGCAGGCCGTCGTCGTGCCCTGA